A portion of the Acidobacteriaceae bacterium genome contains these proteins:
- the mutS gene encoding DNA mismatch repair protein MutS, with amino-acid sequence MSSIAAQPIESLSPAMRQYRAAKDAHPDALLFFRMGDFYELFYEDAVVAARELQLTLTARDKARSVPMCGVPYHAAGGYMQRLLRLGYRVAICEQMEDPKFAKGVVKREVTRVLTPGTALDSTLAASESQWLAALATAGSGSNVSVGVASIDLSTGDFRATEFTGSDAWAMALDELSRMSPAEVLSAKGLSPDAQQASLRAEFGESKQEEGSAGTMLISGSKSELDEWVFHADYAVSLLQQQLRVHSLEGMGLGQHAAAATAGGAIVHYLRATKQGALQHLDTIRYYEQRDCLELDAVSVRNLELVDPLFSSEGPQTTLFYTLDACGTPMGKRLLRSQLLRPMQSLEAIKARLDAVGLGVADLRRREALRRSLEGVLDMERLLGRVALDSAGPRDLVALGATLARLPGVRLAAADFGSAGNRWAVLAGSLDPLADLHELITRTLVEEPPVTLADGNYICAGVDAELDDLRGLSTSGRERIAAIEERERERTGISSLKVRFNSVFGYYLEVTKANAKAVPADYERKQTLVNAERFTTPELKELETKILTAQERSQEIERRIFGELRREVLESAARVRESARHTAEVDLLASFAHTAALRGWVKPEVNTSGLLELVAARHPVIERRMEESGSGRFIPNSLHLCAADDDAAEASLLLITGPNMGGKSTYLRTAALLTIMAQCGSFVPADRMVLGLVDRVYTRIGASDNVARGRSTFMVEMTETAAILNTATSRSLVLLDEMGRGTATYDGLSLAWAAVEHLHDRIGARTLFATHYHELTLLAERLQHLRNVRVTVRESAGGIVFLHTVEAGAANKSYGIEVARLAGLPSAVVSRAREVLKLHERAESQQVRDALPVRDAAPQMQMTMFTPLSQRIVDRIDALDLDDLTPREALTLLAELQHELKGSA; translated from the coding sequence ATGAGCTCGATCGCCGCCCAACCCATCGAGAGCCTCTCCCCTGCCATGCGGCAGTACCGCGCCGCCAAGGACGCTCACCCCGACGCGCTCCTTTTCTTCCGCATGGGCGACTTCTACGAGCTCTTCTATGAAGATGCCGTGGTCGCTGCACGAGAGCTCCAACTCACGCTGACCGCCCGCGACAAGGCCCGCTCCGTACCGATGTGCGGTGTGCCGTACCACGCGGCGGGTGGCTACATGCAGCGGTTGCTGCGGCTCGGGTATCGCGTCGCCATCTGCGAGCAGATGGAAGATCCGAAGTTCGCCAAGGGCGTCGTGAAACGCGAGGTCACACGGGTACTCACCCCCGGCACCGCGCTGGACTCGACGCTGGCCGCCAGCGAGTCGCAGTGGCTGGCGGCGCTTGCCACCGCTGGCTCCGGCTCAAATGTTTCTGTAGGCGTGGCCTCTATCGACCTTTCTACCGGCGACTTCCGCGCCACCGAGTTCACGGGCAGCGATGCGTGGGCGATGGCGCTGGATGAACTCTCGCGCATGTCACCTGCCGAAGTGCTTTCGGCAAAGGGGCTTTCGCCTGACGCTCAGCAGGCGAGCCTGCGAGCAGAGTTTGGGGAGTCCAAGCAGGAAGAGGGCTCCGCCGGAACGATGCTGATCTCCGGCTCGAAGTCCGAGCTGGATGAGTGGGTCTTCCACGCCGATTATGCGGTTTCGCTGCTGCAGCAACAGCTTCGCGTTCACTCGCTGGAGGGCATGGGGCTGGGCCAGCATGCGGCGGCCGCAACCGCTGGCGGCGCAATTGTTCACTACCTGCGAGCGACCAAGCAGGGCGCGCTACAGCACCTGGATACGATCCGCTATTACGAGCAGCGCGACTGCCTTGAGCTGGATGCGGTGAGCGTTCGCAACCTCGAACTCGTCGATCCGCTGTTCTCTTCCGAAGGCCCGCAGACGACGCTTTTCTACACGCTGGACGCTTGCGGAACGCCGATGGGCAAACGCCTGCTGCGCTCGCAACTGCTGCGGCCGATGCAGTCGCTGGAAGCGATCAAGGCCCGGCTGGATGCGGTTGGACTTGGCGTGGCGGATCTTCGCCGACGGGAGGCGCTTCGGCGCTCGCTGGAAGGCGTGCTGGATATGGAGCGGCTGCTCGGCCGTGTGGCGCTGGACTCTGCCGGGCCGCGCGATCTTGTAGCGCTGGGAGCGACGCTGGCACGATTGCCCGGTGTTCGTTTGGCCGCTGCCGACTTTGGCTCTGCGGGGAATCGCTGGGCGGTGCTCGCCGGGTCGCTTGACCCGCTGGCGGACCTGCACGAACTGATTACGCGCACGCTGGTGGAAGAGCCGCCAGTGACGCTAGCAGATGGCAACTATATTTGCGCGGGCGTTGATGCGGAGCTTGACGATCTGCGCGGGCTTTCGACTTCGGGCCGCGAACGCATCGCTGCCATTGAAGAGCGCGAGCGCGAACGCACAGGCATCAGTTCGCTGAAGGTTCGTTTCAACTCGGTTTTTGGGTATTACCTCGAAGTCACGAAGGCGAATGCGAAGGCGGTTCCTGCGGATTACGAACGCAAGCAGACGCTGGTGAACGCGGAACGGTTCACGACGCCTGAGCTGAAGGAGCTGGAGACAAAGATCCTCACGGCGCAGGAGCGTTCGCAGGAGATCGAGCGCCGCATCTTTGGCGAGCTTCGCCGAGAGGTGCTCGAGTCCGCAGCGCGTGTGCGCGAGTCGGCACGTCATACCGCAGAGGTTGATCTGCTGGCCAGCTTTGCGCATACCGCTGCCCTACGTGGATGGGTGAAGCCGGAGGTCAACACGAGTGGCCTGCTTGAGCTGGTTGCCGCACGGCATCCGGTGATTGAGCGTCGTATGGAAGAGTCCGGTTCAGGTCGCTTCATTCCAAACTCGCTGCACCTTTGCGCTGCGGACGACGATGCGGCTGAAGCTTCGCTGCTGCTGATTACCGGTCCGAATATGGGCGGTAAGTCGACGTATCTTCGCACGGCCGCGCTGCTGACGATCATGGCGCAGTGTGGCTCGTTCGTTCCTGCGGACCGCATGGTGCTCGGCCTGGTCGACCGCGTTTACACACGTATCGGCGCGAGTGACAACGTTGCTCGCGGCCGGTCGACGTTCATGGTCGAGATGACGGAAACAGCCGCGATTCTGAACACCGCGACGTCACGTTCGCTGGTGCTGCTGGATGAGATGGGCCGTGGCACGGCGACGTATGACGGCCTTTCGCTGGCGTGGGCGGCTGTGGAGCATCTGCATGATCGCATCGGCGCGCGAACGCTCTTTGCAACGCATTATCACGAGCTCACGCTGCTGGCAGAACGGCTGCAGCACCTGCGCAATGTGCGCGTGACGGTGCGCGAATCGGCTGGGGGCATCGTCTTCCTGCATACGGTGGAAGCAGGGGCGGCGAACAAGAGTTACGGTATCGAAGTGGCACGACTTGCGGGCCTGCCCTCTGCGGTCGTCAGCCGCGCGCGAGAGGTGCTGAAGCTGCACGAACGCGCGGAGTCGCAGCAGGTGCGCGATGCCCTGCCCGTGCGTGACGCGGCACCGCAGATGCAGATGACGATGTTTACACCGCTCTCGCAGCGCATCGTGGACCGCATCGACGCACTCGATCTTGACGACCTGACACCACGCGAGGCGCTGACCTTGCTGGCGGAGTTGCAGCATGAGTTGAAGGGCAGCGCATGA
- a CDS encoding HoxN/HupN/NixA family nickel/cobalt transporter, with product MNKLFREMSSNLRARIIAIYGVLILFNVAAWLWAVLAFRHHPVLLGTAFLAYSFGLRHAVDADHIAAIDNVTRKLMQEGKRPVAVGFMFSLGHSTIVVIGSVLIASSTLMLQGRLASFRNIGGIVGTAVSMLFLFGIAFINLGVFRSVYKAFVQVHNGAPYVEEDMGTLLAGGGFFARLLRPVFGMIQQSWHMYPLGLLFGLGFDTATEIGLLSISAAEVAKGLPLSSALIFPALFAAGMSLIDTTDNILMIGAYGWAFVKPVRKLYYNMTITLVSVVVALVVGGIEGAGLLADQFQLRGNFWDVARKLNENLGKLGYCIIALFVLSWIFSAVFYRWLRFDEIGDSKSGTAAG from the coding sequence ATGAACAAATTATTCCGGGAAATGTCCAGCAACCTTCGCGCGAGAATCATCGCCATTTATGGCGTGCTGATTCTCTTCAACGTTGCGGCATGGCTCTGGGCGGTTCTGGCCTTTCGACATCATCCCGTTTTGCTTGGCACCGCGTTCCTCGCGTATAGCTTCGGTCTGCGCCACGCGGTGGATGCAGACCATATTGCTGCGATAGACAATGTGACCCGCAAGCTTATGCAGGAGGGCAAGCGACCCGTTGCTGTAGGCTTCATGTTCTCGCTCGGCCATTCGACCATCGTCGTGATCGGCTCTGTTCTTATCGCGTCGAGTACGCTCATGCTGCAGGGCAGGCTTGCATCATTTCGCAATATCGGCGGCATTGTCGGAACGGCCGTTTCCATGCTCTTCCTTTTCGGCATCGCCTTCATCAACCTGGGCGTCTTCCGCTCGGTCTACAAGGCCTTCGTCCAGGTACACAACGGCGCTCCATACGTCGAAGAAGATATGGGCACACTGCTTGCCGGTGGAGGCTTCTTTGCACGCCTGCTGCGCCCTGTCTTTGGCATGATCCAGCAAAGCTGGCACATGTATCCGCTCGGCCTGCTCTTCGGTCTTGGCTTTGATACAGCGACCGAGATCGGCTTACTCAGCATCTCTGCAGCCGAGGTCGCCAAGGGGCTTCCTCTTTCCTCTGCGCTTATCTTTCCCGCGCTCTTTGCTGCGGGCATGTCCCTCATCGATACCACTGACAACATCCTGATGATCGGGGCTTATGGCTGGGCCTTCGTGAAGCCGGTGCGAAAGCTTTACTACAACATGACGATCACTCTCGTCTCCGTCGTGGTTGCGCTTGTGGTCGGTGGCATCGAAGGCGCCGGCCTGCTCGCCGACCAGTTCCAACTCCGTGGCAACTTCTGGGACGTGGCAAGAAAGCTCAACGAGAATCTCGGCAAACTGGGCTACTGCATCATCGCCTTGTTCGTGCTCAGCTGGATCTTTTCTGCGGTCTTCTACCGCTGGCTCCGCTTCGACGAGATAGGCGACAGCAAAAGCGGTACCGCGGCTGGCTAA
- a CDS encoding ABC transporter substrate-binding protein, with amino-acid sequence MRVERRVRTFQCLAKGLLAACVLTAFAFSTTACERVQREPTTLRFLIESSPNNLDLRQGTDAQSERIGALIYDPLVHRDASFKLQPWLATSWEHPDALTWRFHLRRGVRFHDGSPLTSADVAWTIRSLINGTLISSKASAFANIASIETPDALTLVLHTSQPDASLLFNLSDGLFGVVRQGAGKDEGLHPDGTGPFRFVSQTQDKDVVLERNKAYWNGAPKIPRVRFEVTPDSITTALELKKGSGDVESNAITLDEVHALHGTPGVHIETSPSTTVLYAQFNVADPALRDPRVRQAIAFAIDRPALIAALWRGQAHEASSLLPPGHWARATDAELAQYPHSVTEAIALLDAAGLKPDADGIRLRFTLKTSTDETTRLLAQAVQQQLRAAGIELAIRPAEFGTFYADITHGAFQMYILRWTGASNLDPDIFRYAYSSASFPPKGGNRGHYRNPRIDALLAQAAATSDEAERRAAYVEIQKILAVDLPSIPLWYPNNEVLHTSRVTGIAPDATGSFSFLRSAQIR; translated from the coding sequence ATGCGGGTTGAACGCAGGGTGCGCACGTTCCAATGTTTAGCCAAAGGTCTTCTTGCGGCGTGCGTCCTCACAGCATTCGCATTCAGCACAACGGCCTGCGAACGCGTGCAGCGTGAGCCGACAACACTGCGTTTCCTCATCGAGTCTTCGCCGAACAATCTCGACCTGCGGCAGGGTACGGATGCGCAGTCTGAGCGCATCGGCGCACTGATCTATGATCCGCTGGTGCATCGCGATGCCAGCTTCAAGCTCCAGCCGTGGCTGGCCACAAGCTGGGAGCATCCTGATGCGCTGACCTGGCGCTTTCATCTTCGTCGTGGCGTACGCTTTCACGACGGCTCTCCGCTTACCTCTGCCGATGTGGCCTGGACGATTCGTTCGCTGATCAATGGCACACTTATCAGCTCCAAGGCGAGTGCGTTTGCCAACATCGCGAGCATCGAAACGCCGGATGCGTTGACGCTCGTTCTCCATACCAGCCAGCCCGATGCAAGCTTGCTCTTCAATCTTTCGGATGGGCTCTTTGGTGTGGTGAGGCAAGGTGCAGGCAAGGATGAAGGGCTGCATCCTGATGGCACGGGGCCGTTTCGTTTTGTCTCGCAGACGCAAGACAAAGATGTGGTGCTCGAACGAAATAAGGCCTACTGGAACGGTGCGCCGAAGATCCCGCGCGTACGTTTCGAGGTCACTCCTGATAGCATCACCACTGCGCTTGAGCTGAAGAAAGGCTCAGGCGATGTCGAGTCCAATGCCATCACGCTGGACGAGGTCCACGCGTTGCACGGAACGCCTGGCGTCCATATTGAAACCTCACCTTCGACCACAGTTCTCTACGCGCAGTTCAACGTTGCCGACCCTGCGCTGCGTGATCCGCGTGTGCGCCAGGCGATTGCCTTTGCCATAGATCGGCCTGCGCTGATCGCGGCCCTGTGGCGTGGGCAAGCGCACGAAGCCAGCTCGCTGCTGCCGCCCGGGCATTGGGCTAGAGCAACCGATGCGGAGCTGGCGCAGTATCCGCACTCCGTCACGGAGGCCATCGCGTTGCTCGATGCAGCAGGGCTCAAGCCTGATGCGGATGGAATCCGTCTGCGCTTTACGCTGAAGACTTCTACCGACGAGACTACGAGGCTGCTCGCGCAGGCTGTGCAGCAGCAACTCCGAGCGGCAGGGATCGAGCTTGCGATTCGCCCCGCAGAGTTCGGAACCTTCTACGCCGACATCACGCACGGTGCGTTTCAGATGTACATCCTGCGCTGGACCGGCGCTTCGAACCTCGATCCGGATATCTTCCGCTATGCGTACTCGTCGGCAAGTTTCCCACCGAAGGGTGGCAATCGTGGACACTACCGCAATCCGCGTATCGATGCCCTACTGGCACAGGCTGCAGCGACCAGCGATGAGGCCGAACGTCGCGCGGCGTATGTGGAGATTCAGAAGATTCTGGCGGTCGATCTGCCCTCGATCCCGCTTTGGTATCCGAACAACGAAGTGCTGCATACTTCGCGGGTCACAGGCATTGCGCCTGACGCTACCGGCAGCTTCAGCTTCCTTCGTTCTGCACAGATTCGATAG
- the ureA gene encoding urease subunit gamma: MHLTPREQERLILHTAADVAHRRKDRGLKLNYPEAVALLSAAVMESARDGMSVAELMVHGTTLLTSDDVMEGVASMLHELQMEATFPDGTKLVTLHDPIRVLPDAAIGIIPGEYLLNDDEVLLNEGRKTATIEVSNTGDRPIQVGSHFHFYEVNAALLFERELAYGMRLDTPSGLSVRFEPGDVKQVQLVELGGRRRVYGHRGMVDGELDQRNAKGNA, from the coding sequence ATGCACCTTACCCCACGAGAGCAGGAGCGGCTGATTCTTCACACGGCCGCAGACGTTGCGCATCGCAGAAAAGATCGAGGCTTGAAGCTGAACTACCCCGAGGCCGTGGCTCTTCTCTCCGCAGCGGTGATGGAGTCGGCGAGAGATGGCATGAGCGTTGCCGAACTGATGGTGCACGGCACAACCTTGCTCACCAGCGATGACGTGATGGAAGGCGTCGCATCCATGCTGCATGAGCTGCAGATGGAAGCCACCTTCCCCGACGGCACCAAGCTCGTCACGCTGCATGATCCTATTCGCGTGCTGCCCGATGCCGCTATCGGCATCATCCCCGGAGAGTACCTCTTGAACGACGACGAGGTTCTCCTCAACGAGGGGCGAAAGACGGCCACGATAGAGGTAAGCAATACAGGGGACCGGCCAATTCAGGTCGGTAGCCACTTCCACTTCTACGAGGTCAACGCGGCGTTGTTGTTTGAGCGCGAGTTGGCTTACGGAATGCGCCTCGATACGCCCTCCGGACTCTCCGTGAGATTTGAGCCCGGAGATGTGAAGCAGGTGCAGCTCGTAGAGCTTGGTGGCCGACGCCGTGTCTACGGGCATCGCGGCATGGTGGATGGAGAGCTTGATCAGCGCAACGCAAAGGGGAACGCATGA
- a CDS encoding anhydro-N-acetylmuramic acid kinase — MKREYPKPKGLVVAGIMSGTSADGMDVALCRITPSRLGSTAEPPKLKLLAHRSFPYTTKVRAAVLAAMDAKDISVAELSQLNWRLGALYAEAVRKTLEATKMRADLVAMHGQTLYHQPTATTFLGAATRSTWQLGEASVLAEALGVPVISDFRPADLAAGGQGAPLVPMLDYALFRHATRNRILLNLGGIANLTAIPAGGDIDSVLAFDTGPANMIVDALMQHFTGKAFDRNGALAAKGSVVDSALEPLLALPYFSADPPKSCGREQFGKAFVEKFLKTPRLADSNAADAVATATAFTSRTVLDAYARFVWPHLGQRAPQALATELLVAGGGAHNRTLMRQLSEGFAQSGVKVTTTEALGLPIEAKEAAAFALLGWLTWHGLPANVPSATGAKRSAILGKVSYAG, encoded by the coding sequence ATGAAGCGCGAGTACCCAAAGCCGAAGGGCCTCGTCGTCGCAGGCATCATGAGCGGGACGAGCGCGGACGGCATGGACGTCGCTCTGTGCCGTATCACTCCTTCGCGTCTGGGCTCGACGGCCGAGCCACCGAAGCTGAAGCTGTTGGCGCATCGCTCCTTCCCTTACACCACGAAGGTTCGTGCCGCAGTGCTGGCGGCGATGGACGCAAAGGACATCTCGGTCGCGGAGCTTTCGCAGTTGAACTGGCGGCTCGGGGCGCTTTACGCCGAGGCTGTACGGAAGACGCTCGAAGCGACGAAGATGCGTGCGGATCTGGTTGCGATGCACGGACAGACGCTGTATCACCAACCGACGGCAACCACGTTTCTCGGTGCGGCAACGCGCTCGACGTGGCAACTAGGCGAAGCGTCGGTGCTGGCGGAAGCGCTGGGCGTTCCGGTGATTTCAGACTTTCGACCGGCCGATCTTGCAGCCGGTGGCCAGGGTGCGCCGCTGGTGCCGATGCTCGACTACGCGCTCTTTCGCCACGCGACGCGCAATCGCATTCTGCTCAATCTTGGAGGCATTGCGAACCTTACGGCGATCCCCGCAGGGGGCGACATCGACAGCGTGCTCGCCTTCGACACCGGCCCGGCGAACATGATTGTTGACGCGCTGATGCAGCACTTCACGGGCAAAGCATTCGACCGCAATGGTGCGCTTGCGGCGAAGGGCAGCGTTGTTGATTCGGCTCTGGAGCCGCTGCTCGCACTGCCCTACTTCTCCGCAGACCCGCCGAAGTCCTGCGGGCGCGAGCAGTTCGGCAAAGCGTTTGTGGAGAAGTTCCTGAAGACGCCGCGACTCGCGGACAGCAACGCAGCGGATGCGGTCGCAACGGCTACGGCGTTCACGTCGCGCACCGTGCTTGATGCCTACGCGCGTTTTGTGTGGCCACATCTCGGCCAACGCGCTCCGCAGGCGCTCGCGACCGAGCTTCTGGTTGCAGGCGGAGGCGCTCACAACCGCACCTTGATGCGCCAGCTGAGCGAAGGCTTTGCGCAGTCCGGCGTCAAGGTTACGACGACCGAAGCCTTGGGGCTGCCTATCGAAGCGAAGGAAGCCGCTGCGTTCGCGCTGCTCGGCTGGCTGACGTGGCATGGCCTGCCGGCGAATGTTCCTTCGGCCACAGGGGCCAAACGTTCCGCGATTCTCGGCAAGGTAAGCTATGCGGGTTGA
- a CDS encoding ABC transporter substrate-binding protein: protein MYRRILFKASAALLFLLLLVLWVHVRTHRKHPTSGPSNADTLVIAQSSDMESMEPDNLNSASSVNIANLLWGRLLTITADGSVVPSMASSYTWNTAGNEITFHLRPDLRCDDGSPFTAQDVVYTLNRAANQQNGFYGNLPAFVYSAIGFEKAWANDDSDATVRVQAYSSQVPGMLSQAYMLCRRSYEHLAPAAAAAHAFSTGPYRLADWAHDDRIVLERNPEYTLTKAPFSRVIFRIIPEASTRVAELLAGNVDVISNVPPDQVAAIDTSGAAHVQAVNGTRRIFVGFNLSPKFAHTDGGAAIQHKAVRQALEYAIDVPTICSQLLQHPCQRMTSPVQQEHSHVAPYPYNPDQAERLLDAAGYPRKADGVRFHLTLQGPRSRYLEDVNVAQAVAQYLGDIGVATTVEAMDFNSVFSPRARQHEVGELFLSGNGGALWSSLFDLSLFPTKLANTNTGEWDSQAWRNDLHDLQGVRDAAQETAIINNMLEVFRNEAPWIFLYFQPDFYASGPRVEFHARRDELVDAMSIQPKQ, encoded by the coding sequence ATGTATCGACGCATTTTGTTCAAGGCCTCTGCGGCCCTTTTGTTTCTCTTGCTTCTTGTCCTCTGGGTCCACGTCAGGACGCACCGCAAACACCCCACGAGCGGCCCGTCCAATGCAGACACGTTGGTGATCGCGCAGTCGTCTGACATGGAGTCGATGGAGCCCGACAACCTGAACTCTGCTTCGTCCGTGAATATTGCCAACCTGCTCTGGGGAAGGCTGCTCACGATTACCGCCGATGGCTCCGTCGTGCCTTCGATGGCTTCTAGCTATACGTGGAACACCGCGGGCAATGAGATTACGTTTCACCTGCGGCCAGATCTGCGCTGCGACGATGGTTCTCCCTTCACTGCGCAGGACGTGGTGTACACGCTGAACCGAGCGGCTAATCAACAGAACGGTTTTTACGGCAACCTGCCAGCGTTTGTCTACTCGGCGATTGGCTTTGAGAAGGCCTGGGCGAACGATGATTCGGACGCCACCGTTCGCGTGCAAGCCTACTCCTCGCAGGTGCCCGGTATGCTGTCGCAGGCGTACATGCTGTGCCGTAGGAGTTACGAGCATCTGGCGCCTGCCGCAGCAGCGGCACACGCTTTCTCCACCGGCCCGTACAGGCTTGCTGACTGGGCGCATGACGACCGCATTGTTCTGGAGAGAAACCCGGAGTACACGCTGACCAAAGCGCCCTTCTCGCGAGTTATCTTCCGCATTATTCCAGAGGCCAGCACGCGTGTCGCAGAGTTGCTGGCGGGCAATGTGGATGTAATTTCTAACGTTCCGCCGGACCAGGTTGCGGCGATCGACACGTCCGGTGCCGCGCATGTTCAAGCAGTGAATGGGACGCGTCGCATCTTCGTTGGCTTCAACCTTTCGCCAAAGTTTGCGCACACTGATGGCGGTGCGGCGATTCAGCACAAGGCCGTCAGGCAAGCTCTTGAGTACGCCATCGATGTGCCGACCATCTGCTCGCAGTTGCTCCAACACCCGTGCCAACGCATGACGAGTCCGGTGCAGCAAGAGCACTCGCACGTCGCACCATATCCCTATAATCCGGACCAGGCGGAGCGTCTGCTGGATGCTGCAGGGTATCCACGCAAGGCGGACGGAGTTCGCTTTCATCTGACGCTGCAAGGGCCTCGCTCGCGGTACCTCGAAGATGTCAACGTAGCGCAAGCCGTCGCGCAGTACCTGGGGGACATCGGTGTTGCGACTACCGTGGAGGCGATGGACTTCAACAGTGTTTTTTCTCCGCGCGCACGACAGCATGAGGTAGGTGAACTCTTTCTCTCCGGCAACGGTGGGGCGTTGTGGAGTTCCCTCTTCGACCTTTCGCTCTTCCCGACGAAGCTTGCCAACACCAATACCGGCGAGTGGGACAGCCAGGCATGGCGCAACGATCTGCACGATCTGCAAGGCGTCCGCGATGCGGCGCAGGAGACAGCCATCATCAACAACATGCTGGAGGTTTTCCGCAACGAGGCCCCGTGGATCTTCCTCTACTTCCAGCCGGACTTCTACGCTTCGGGACCGCGCGTTGAGTTCCACGCACGGCGCGACGAACTGGTGGACGCTATGTCTATCCAGCCAAAGCAGTAG
- the ureC gene encoding urease subunit alpha: MSQRISRQMYADLYGPTTGDRVRLADTELILEVEKDFTVYGDEVVFGGGKTIRDGMGQSSDATRKGNHGVLDLVITNALIVDHWGIVKGDIGIRDGRIVKVGKAGNPDTMDGVDPELVIGASTEVIAGENHILTAGAIDSHIHFIAPQQIYEALSNGVTTMLGGGTGPATGTCATTCTPGEWNLARMFEAAEAWPMNLGFLGKGNAGRTGPLEEQIIAGACGLKLHEDWGSTPAAIDACLRVADEFDVQVAIHTDTINEAGFVEDTIAAINGRTIHTYHTEGAGGGHAPDIIRIAALKNVLPSSTNPTRPFTKNTIAEHLDMLMVCHHLNPLVPEDVAFAESRIRPETIAAEDILHDLGVFSMISSDSQAMGRVGEVVLRTWQTAHKMKLQRGALTGDSSRNDNARIKRYVAKYTINPALAHGIADVVGSIEPGKMADLVLWKPAFFGVKPEIILKGGSIAWSVMGDANASIPTPQPVIYRPMFGSFGNVPASSSLLFTSSAAIQAGTFDSLGLRKRQVAVKGCRSVTKADLIHNFATPHIEVNPETYEVRADGELLTCEPLAVLPMAQRYFLF; the protein is encoded by the coding sequence ATGAGCCAGAGAATCTCAAGGCAGATGTACGCCGACCTGTATGGTCCAACAACCGGCGACCGCGTTCGATTGGCCGACACCGAACTCATCCTCGAAGTGGAGAAGGACTTCACCGTCTATGGCGATGAAGTCGTCTTCGGCGGTGGCAAGACGATCCGCGATGGCATGGGGCAGAGCTCCGACGCCACACGCAAAGGTAACCACGGTGTTCTCGATCTGGTGATCACCAACGCGCTCATCGTGGACCACTGGGGCATCGTGAAGGGCGACATTGGCATTCGCGATGGGAGGATCGTAAAGGTGGGCAAGGCCGGGAATCCAGACACGATGGATGGCGTTGACCCCGAGCTTGTGATCGGCGCGTCAACAGAGGTGATCGCCGGCGAGAATCACATCCTGACCGCTGGTGCCATTGATAGCCACATTCACTTCATCGCTCCTCAGCAGATCTATGAAGCGCTCTCCAACGGCGTCACAACGATGCTTGGCGGAGGCACCGGCCCGGCGACCGGAACCTGCGCCACGACCTGCACACCGGGTGAGTGGAACCTCGCTCGCATGTTTGAAGCGGCAGAAGCGTGGCCCATGAACCTCGGCTTCCTGGGCAAAGGAAACGCAGGCAGAACCGGGCCGCTGGAAGAGCAGATTATCGCCGGAGCCTGTGGTCTGAAGCTGCATGAAGACTGGGGATCAACACCCGCCGCGATCGACGCCTGCCTGCGTGTCGCCGATGAGTTTGACGTTCAGGTGGCGATTCACACCGACACGATCAACGAAGCTGGCTTCGTGGAAGATACGATCGCCGCGATCAACGGTCGTACGATCCACACGTATCACACCGAAGGCGCGGGCGGTGGGCATGCCCCGGACATTATCCGCATCGCTGCCCTCAAGAACGTTCTGCCCTCGTCTACCAATCCCACGCGGCCGTTTACGAAGAACACCATCGCCGAGCATCTCGACATGCTGATGGTCTGCCATCACCTCAACCCTCTGGTGCCTGAAGATGTTGCCTTTGCGGAAAGCCGCATTCGTCCGGAGACGATTGCAGCCGAGGACATCCTGCACGACCTCGGCGTTTTTTCGATGATCTCCAGTGACTCGCAGGCGATGGGCCGCGTGGGGGAGGTGGTGCTGCGTACGTGGCAGACCGCTCACAAGATGAAGCTGCAGCGCGGCGCTCTGACCGGCGATAGCTCACGAAACGACAACGCACGAATCAAGCGCTATGTGGCCAAGTACACGATCAACCCGGCGTTAGCCCACGGCATCGCTGATGTCGTGGGTTCAATTGAGCCCGGTAAGATGGCCGATCTCGTCCTCTGGAAGCCTGCCTTCTTCGGCGTCAAGCCGGAGATCATTCTCAAAGGTGGCTCCATCGCATGGAGCGTGATGGGCGATGCAAACGCCTCCATCCCGACTCCACAACCGGTGATCTATCGACCGATGTTTGGCTCCTTCGGTAACGTCCCTGCGTCGTCGAGTCTTCTCTTCACTTCCTCCGCTGCCATTCAGGCAGGCACGTTTGACTCGTTAGGGCTCCGCAAGCGACAGGTTGCGGTGAAGGGATGCCGGTCTGTTACCAAGGCGGATCTCATTCACAACTTCGCAACGCCTCACATTGAGGTGAACCCCGAGACCTACGAGGTCCGTGCCGACGGCGAACTTCTCACCTGTGAGCCACTCGCGGTGCTGCCTATGGCGCAGCGTTACTTCCTCTTCTAG